The following proteins are encoded in a genomic region of Streptococcus equi subsp. equi:
- the acm gene encoding glycosyl hydrolases family protein, with protein sequence MRRRIKPIVVVVFFTLIATLLIIGKAHSDNLKSKELKLAKASIPTNTSTSNKSTTSTSETTEFLLNPIIDVSGWQLPSDIDYDLLASNISAAIVRVYGGSQITAHNNAAFTTGIDKSFKKHITEFQKRHIPVAVYSYALGRSAKEMRAEARTFYKNASPFNPTYYWIDVEEATMTDMNKGVKAFREELKRLGAENVGLYIGTYFMAEQDISTEGFDAIWIPTYGGDSGYYEAAPDTSLDYDLHQYTSQGYLNGFNNPLDLNQIAVTKDTKKTFEKLFGKVKP encoded by the coding sequence ATGAGAAGAAGAATAAAACCTATTGTTGTTGTGGTCTTCTTTACGCTGATTGCTACTTTGTTAATCATTGGAAAGGCTCATTCTGATAATCTCAAAAGTAAAGAGCTAAAGCTTGCTAAAGCAAGCATTCCCACTAACACTAGCACGTCCAATAAGTCGACTACAAGCACATCTGAAACTACTGAATTTCTACTAAACCCCATTATTGATGTTTCTGGCTGGCAGCTGCCAAGTGACATTGATTATGACCTTTTAGCATCTAATATTTCTGCAGCAATTGTTCGTGTTTATGGCGGATCACAAATTACTGCCCATAATAACGCTGCCTTTACTACCGGGATTGATAAATCATTCAAAAAGCATATTACTGAATTTCAAAAACGACATATCCCAGTTGCTGTCTATAGCTATGCTCTAGGTCGTAGTGCCAAGGAAATGCGAGCTGAAGCAAGAACCTTTTACAAAAACGCTTCTCCTTTTAACCCAACCTATTATTGGATTGATGTTGAAGAAGCTACCATGACAGACATGAATAAAGGGGTCAAGGCGTTTAGAGAGGAGCTAAAACGGTTAGGTGCAGAAAATGTTGGCCTGTATATCGGTACTTATTTTATGGCCGAGCAGGACATTTCAACAGAAGGCTTTGACGCCATCTGGATTCCTACCTACGGTGGTGATTCTGGCTATTATGAGGCAGCGCCAGATACCAGCCTAGATTACGACCTGCATCAATATACCTCACAAGGCTACCTCAATGGCTTTAACAATCCATTAGATTTAAATCAAATCGCTGTCACAAAAGACACTAAAAAAACCTTTGAAAAGCTTTTTGGGAAAGTAAAGCCTTAA